In Mangifera indica cultivar Alphonso chromosome 1, CATAS_Mindica_2.1, whole genome shotgun sequence, a single genomic region encodes these proteins:
- the LOC123226130 gene encoding uncharacterized protein LOC123226130 isoform X9, with translation MALLGDDGRGYDLARKLESCGVWRSWLGDTYYSSFVHSLSSPATWESFMRADHTKSKSQIHLQLRARALLFDKAVISLFLPNDNPSSASISKLNPNYLQLHGDDLYFTLENNSQDGVQMRDNVGSSNTAPSKSQLKSSYNAGTRYDESQYEMLPQRIRSDELPETWYDQFIEKYKLSRPYKVLLGQRELDRRTAEGMSDYLRVVEKHKRRRVPFLDNQSTGSGNSVSESSSSMQSDAVSDFNNLVDGDVFLPETLFLMNSVPQVAVPAINREKINLKVELNGILDTLPQVNTRSPVMIERLGIRPEYLGMEQGGNFHRGKNVSEGINKCLSDERASQVSQKVISRLLHGWGFDGVTEVPLEVFSQLLGRQIHKLGLTLKLLSDGYRRHCSAIELIRMFLEVAGYGTFEVFTELVKEGSRNIAPQTQQQVHAMQPQSQAQQQSPLKLPQQHQIPRQMNQQMQQMVQPQNLALQQQLQQQQYEMMRKRQQTSPHPSMDMDRDRAPVQAKVENSLELQMDANALTAVNPRQSQMQIRQQQLNAMSNLHSKSSNQLRQLASVQIPQVQTPQVQAPQVQMHQMQTPVQMSQIQTPQVQMSQMQAPQVQTSQMQTPTMQSQNMGIVRAPPVKVEGFQELMGGDTSSKHDSEEI, from the exons ATGGCCTTACTCGGCGACGACGGGCGGGGTTACGATTTGGCTCGCAAGTTGGAGTCATGCGGCGTGTGGCGCTCCTGGCTCGGCGACACTTATTATTCCTCATTTGTTCACTCCCTTTCTTCGCCGGCCACTTGGGAGTCCTTCATGCGAGCTGACCACACCAAATCTAAGTCTCAGATCCACCTTCAACTCCGCGCACGCGCTCTCTTGTTCGACAAAGCCGTCATATCTCTGTTTCTTCCTAATGATAATCCTTCTTCGGCTTCCATCTCCAAGCTCAATCCAAACT ATTTGCAATTGCACGGCGACGACTTGTATTTCACCTTGGAAAATAATTCGCAAGATGGGGTTCAAATGCGAGACAATGTTGGTTCCTCAAATACGGCGCCGTCCAAG AGTCAGTTGAAGTCCTCATATAATGCTGGAACAAGATATGATGAATCCCAGTATGAAATGTTGCCCCAGAGAATTCGGAGTGACGAATTGCCAGAAACATGGTATGATCAGTTTATTGAGAAGTATAAACTCAGTAGACCATATAAGGTACTGCTGGGCCAACGAGAATTGGATAGGCGTACTGCCGAGGGCATGTCTGATTATCTTAGAGTTGTTGAAAAACATAAGAGAAGGCGAGTGCCATTTCTGGACAATCAGAGCACAGGCTCTGGAAATTCTGTCTCAGAGAGTTCATCCAGCATGCAATCAGATGCTGTTTCAGATTTCAATAATTTGGTTGATGGAGATGTTTTTTTACctgaaacattatttttaatgaatagtGTGCCCCAGGTTGCAGTCCCGGCAATAAATAGAGAGAAGATTAACCTAAAAGTAGAATTGAATGGGATTCTTGATACCTTGCCTCAGGTTAATACCAGGAGTCCTGTTATGATTGAGAGGCTTGGTATACGCCCTGAGTATCTTGGCATGGAACAAGGAGGAAATTTTCATCGAGGAAAAAATGTTTCGGAAGGGATTAATAAATGTCTTTCTGATGAGCGAGCATCACAGGTATCTCAAAAGGTAATATCCCGCCTACTGCATGGGTGGGGATTTGACGGTGTTACAGAAGTCCCATTGGAAGTGTTTTCTCAATTGCTTGGACGTCAAATTCATAAACTAGGCCTCACTTTGAAACTTCTGTCTGATGGTTACAGACGGCATTGTTCTGCCATTGAACTAATTAGGATGTTTCTTGAAGTAGCTGGGTATGG TACTTTTGAGGTTTTTACGGAGCTTGTTAAAGAAGGTAGTAGGAATATAGCGCCACAAACTCAGCAACAAGTACATGCCATGCAGCCACAATCACAGGCACAACAACAGAGTCCCCTTAAACTGCCGCAGCAG caTCAGATCCCACGACAAATGAATCAGCAAATGCAGCAGATGGTTCAACCTCAAAATTTGGCTTTACAACAGCAGCTGCAGCAGCAACAATATGAGATGATGCGTAAACGCCAACAAACCAGTCCTCACCCTAGTATGGATATGGATAGGGATCGGGCCCCAGTACAAGCCAAGGTGGAGAACTCTTTGGAACTGCAAATGGATGCCAATGCCTTAACTGCAGTCAATCCCAGGCAATCTCAAATGCAGATCCGCCAACAACAACTCAATGCAATGTCAAATCTCCATTCAAAATCTAGCAATCAGTTGAGGCAGTTGGCATCTGTTCAAATTCCTCAAGTGCAGACTCCTCAAGTGCAGGCACCTCAAGTGCAGATGCATCAAATGCAGACACCTGTGCAGATGTCTCAAATCCAGACACCTCAGGTGCAAATGTCTCAAATGCAAGCACCTCAGGTGCAGACATCTCAAATGCAAACACCTACAATGCAGTCACa GAATATGGGCATTGTTAGGGCTCCTCCAGTGAAGGTTGAGGGATTCCAGGAATTGATGGGTGGAGATACTTCATCAAAGCATGATTCAGAGGAAA TTTAA
- the LOC123226130 gene encoding uncharacterized protein LOC123226130 isoform X8 translates to MALLGDDGRGYDLARKLESCGVWRSWLGDTYYSSFVHSLSSPATWESFMRADHTKSKSQIHLQLRARALLFDKAVISLFLPNDNPSSASISKLNPNYLQLHGDDLYFTLENNSQDGVQMRDNVGSSNTAPSKSQLKSSYNAGTRYDESQYEMLPQRIRSDELPETWYDQFIEKYKLSRPYKVLLGQRELDRRTAEGMSDYLRVVEKHKRRRVPFLDNQSTGSGNSVSESSSSMQSDAVSDFNNLVDGDVFLPETLFLMNSVPQVAVPAINREKINLKVELNGILDTLPQVNTRSPVMIERLGIRPEYLGMEQGGNFHRGKNVSEGINKCLSDERASQVSQKVISRLLHGWGFDGVTEVPLEVFSQLLGRQIHKLGLTLKLLSDGYRRHCSAIELIRMFLEVAGYGTFEVFTELVKEGSRNIAPQTQQQVHAMQPQSQAQQQSPLKLPQQHQIPRQMNQQMQQMVQPQNLALQQQLQQQQYEMMRKRQQTSPHPSMDMDRDRAPVQAKVENSLELQMDANALTAVNPRQSQMQIRQQQLNAMSNLHSKSSNQLRQLASVQIPQVQTPQVQAPQVQMHQMQTPVQMSQIQTPQVQMSQMQAPQVQTSQMQTPTMQSQNMGIVRAPPVKVEGFQELMGGDTSSKHDSEEI, encoded by the exons ATGGCCTTACTCGGCGACGACGGGCGGGGTTACGATTTGGCTCGCAAGTTGGAGTCATGCGGCGTGTGGCGCTCCTGGCTCGGCGACACTTATTATTCCTCATTTGTTCACTCCCTTTCTTCGCCGGCCACTTGGGAGTCCTTCATGCGAGCTGACCACACCAAATCTAAGTCTCAGATCCACCTTCAACTCCGCGCACGCGCTCTCTTGTTCGACAAAGCCGTCATATCTCTGTTTCTTCCTAATGATAATCCTTCTTCGGCTTCCATCTCCAAGCTCAATCCAAACT ATTTGCAATTGCACGGCGACGACTTGTATTTCACCTTGGAAAATAATTCGCAAGATGGGGTTCAAATGCGAGACAATGTTGGTTCCTCAAATACGGCGCCGTCCAAG AGTCAGTTGAAGTCCTCATATAATGCTGGAACAAGATATGATGAATCCCAGTATGAAATGTTGCCCCAGAGAATTCGGAGTGACGAATTGCCAGAAACATGGTATGATCAGTTTATTGAGAAGTATAAACTCAGTAGACCATATAAGGTACTGCTGGGCCAACGAGAATTGGATAGGCGTACTGCCGAGGGCATGTCTGATTATCTTAGAGTTGTTGAAAAACATAAGAGAAGGCGAGTGCCATTTCTGGACAATCAGAGCACAGGCTCTGGAAATTCTGTCTCAGAGAGTTCATCCAGCATGCAATCAGATGCTGTTTCAGATTTCAATAATTTGGTTGATGGAGATGTTTTTTTACctgaaacattatttttaatgaatagtGTGCCCCAGGTTGCAGTCCCGGCAATAAATAGAGAGAAGATTAACCTAAAAGTAGAATTGAATGGGATTCTTGATACCTTGCCTCAGGTTAATACCAGGAGTCCTGTTATGATTGAGAGGCTTGGTATACGCCCTGAGTATCTTGGCATGGAACAAGGAGGAAATTTTCATCGAGGAAAAAATGTTTCGGAAGGGATTAATAAATGTCTTTCTGATGAGCGAGCATCACAGGTATCTCAAAAGGTAATATCCCGCCTACTGCATGGGTGGGGATTTGACGGTGTTACAGAAGTCCCATTGGAAGTGTTTTCTCAATTGCTTGGACGTCAAATTCATAAACTAGGCCTCACTTTGAAACTTCTGTCTGATGGTTACAGACGGCATTGTTCTGCCATTGAACTAATTAGGATGTTTCTTGAAGTAGCTGGGTATGG TACTTTTGAGGTTTTTACGGAGCTTGTTAAAGAAGGTAGTAGGAATATAGCGCCACAAACTCAGCAACAAGTACATGCCATGCAGCCACAATCACAGGCACAACAACAGAGTCCCCTTAAACTGCCGCAGCAG caTCAGATCCCACGACAAATGAATCAGCAAATGCAGCAGATGGTTCAACCTCAAAATTTGGCTTTACAACAGCAGCTGCAGCAGCAACAATATGAGATGATGCGTAAACGCCAACAAACCAGTCCTCACCCTAGTATGGATATGGATAGGGATCGGGCCCCAGTACAAGCCAAGGTGGAGAACTCTTTGGAACTGCAAATGGATGCCAATGCCTTAACTGCAGTCAATCCCAGGCAATCTCAAATGCAGATCCGCCAACAACAACTCAATGCAATGTCAAATCTCCATTCAAAATCTAGCAATCAGTTGAGGCAGTTGGCATCTGTTCAAATTCCTCAAGTGCAGACTCCTCAAGTGCAGGCACCTCAAGTGCAGATGCATCAAATGCAGACACCTGTGCAGATGTCTCAAATCCAGACACCTCAGGTGCAAATGTCTCAAATGCAAGCACCTCAGGTGCAGACATCTCAAATGCAAACACCTACAATGCAGTCACa GAATATGGGCATTGTTAGGGCTCCTCCAGTGAAGGTTGAGGGATTCCAGGAATTGATGGGTGGAGATACTTCATCAAAGCATGATTCAGAGGAAA TTTGA
- the LOC123226130 gene encoding uncharacterized protein LOC123226130 isoform X4, which produces MALLGDDGRGYDLARKLESCGVWRSWLGDTYYSSFVHSLSSPATWESFMRADHTKSKSQIHLQLRARALLFDKAVISLFLPNDNPSSASISKLNPNYLQLHGDDLYFTLENNSQDGVQMRDNVGSSNTAPSKSQLKSSYNAGTRYDESQYEMLPQRIRSDELPETWYDQFIEKYKLSRPYKVLLGQRELDRRTAEGMSDYLRVVEKHKRRRVPFLDNQSTGSGNSVSESSSSMQSDAVSDFNNLVDGDVFLPETLFLMNSVPQVAVPAINREKINLKVELNGILDTLPQVNTRSPVMIERLGIRPEYLGMEQGGNFHRGKNVSEGINKCLSDERASQVSQKVISRLLHGWGFDGVTEVPLEVFSQLLGRQIHKLGLTLKLLSDGYRRHCSAIELIRMFLEVAGYGTFEVFTELVKEGSRNIAPQTQQQVHAMQPQSQAQQQSPLKLPQQHQIPRQMNQQMQQMVQPQNLALQQQLQQQQYEMMRKRQQTSPHPSMDMDRDRAPVQAKVENSLELQMDANALTAVNPRQSQMQIRQQQLNAMSNLHSKSSNQLRQLASVQIPQVQTPQVQAPQVQMHQMQTPVQMSQIQTPQVQMSQMQAPQVQTSQMQTPTMQSQNMGIVRAPPVKVEGFQELMGGDTSSKHDSEESKLTSPISK; this is translated from the exons ATGGCCTTACTCGGCGACGACGGGCGGGGTTACGATTTGGCTCGCAAGTTGGAGTCATGCGGCGTGTGGCGCTCCTGGCTCGGCGACACTTATTATTCCTCATTTGTTCACTCCCTTTCTTCGCCGGCCACTTGGGAGTCCTTCATGCGAGCTGACCACACCAAATCTAAGTCTCAGATCCACCTTCAACTCCGCGCACGCGCTCTCTTGTTCGACAAAGCCGTCATATCTCTGTTTCTTCCTAATGATAATCCTTCTTCGGCTTCCATCTCCAAGCTCAATCCAAACT ATTTGCAATTGCACGGCGACGACTTGTATTTCACCTTGGAAAATAATTCGCAAGATGGGGTTCAAATGCGAGACAATGTTGGTTCCTCAAATACGGCGCCGTCCAAG AGTCAGTTGAAGTCCTCATATAATGCTGGAACAAGATATGATGAATCCCAGTATGAAATGTTGCCCCAGAGAATTCGGAGTGACGAATTGCCAGAAACATGGTATGATCAGTTTATTGAGAAGTATAAACTCAGTAGACCATATAAGGTACTGCTGGGCCAACGAGAATTGGATAGGCGTACTGCCGAGGGCATGTCTGATTATCTTAGAGTTGTTGAAAAACATAAGAGAAGGCGAGTGCCATTTCTGGACAATCAGAGCACAGGCTCTGGAAATTCTGTCTCAGAGAGTTCATCCAGCATGCAATCAGATGCTGTTTCAGATTTCAATAATTTGGTTGATGGAGATGTTTTTTTACctgaaacattatttttaatgaatagtGTGCCCCAGGTTGCAGTCCCGGCAATAAATAGAGAGAAGATTAACCTAAAAGTAGAATTGAATGGGATTCTTGATACCTTGCCTCAGGTTAATACCAGGAGTCCTGTTATGATTGAGAGGCTTGGTATACGCCCTGAGTATCTTGGCATGGAACAAGGAGGAAATTTTCATCGAGGAAAAAATGTTTCGGAAGGGATTAATAAATGTCTTTCTGATGAGCGAGCATCACAGGTATCTCAAAAGGTAATATCCCGCCTACTGCATGGGTGGGGATTTGACGGTGTTACAGAAGTCCCATTGGAAGTGTTTTCTCAATTGCTTGGACGTCAAATTCATAAACTAGGCCTCACTTTGAAACTTCTGTCTGATGGTTACAGACGGCATTGTTCTGCCATTGAACTAATTAGGATGTTTCTTGAAGTAGCTGGGTATGG TACTTTTGAGGTTTTTACGGAGCTTGTTAAAGAAGGTAGTAGGAATATAGCGCCACAAACTCAGCAACAAGTACATGCCATGCAGCCACAATCACAGGCACAACAACAGAGTCCCCTTAAACTGCCGCAGCAG caTCAGATCCCACGACAAATGAATCAGCAAATGCAGCAGATGGTTCAACCTCAAAATTTGGCTTTACAACAGCAGCTGCAGCAGCAACAATATGAGATGATGCGTAAACGCCAACAAACCAGTCCTCACCCTAGTATGGATATGGATAGGGATCGGGCCCCAGTACAAGCCAAGGTGGAGAACTCTTTGGAACTGCAAATGGATGCCAATGCCTTAACTGCAGTCAATCCCAGGCAATCTCAAATGCAGATCCGCCAACAACAACTCAATGCAATGTCAAATCTCCATTCAAAATCTAGCAATCAGTTGAGGCAGTTGGCATCTGTTCAAATTCCTCAAGTGCAGACTCCTCAAGTGCAGGCACCTCAAGTGCAGATGCATCAAATGCAGACACCTGTGCAGATGTCTCAAATCCAGACACCTCAGGTGCAAATGTCTCAAATGCAAGCACCTCAGGTGCAGACATCTCAAATGCAAACACCTACAATGCAGTCACa GAATATGGGCATTGTTAGGGCTCCTCCAGTGAAGGTTGAGGGATTCCAGGAATTGATGGGTGGAGATACTTCATCAAAGCATGATTCAGAGGAAAGTAAGCTGACTTCCCCTATAAGTAAATAA
- the LOC123226130 gene encoding uncharacterized protein LOC123226130 isoform X2: MALLGDDGRGYDLARKLESCGVWRSWLGDTYYSSFVHSLSSPATWESFMRADHTKSKSQIHLQLRARALLFDKAVISLFLPNDNPSSASISKLNPNYLQLHGDDLYFTLENNSQDGVQMRDNVGSSNTAPSKSQLKSSYNAGTRYDESQYEMLPQRIRSDELPETWYDQFIEKYKLSRPYKVLLGQRELDRRTAEGMSDYLRVVEKHKRRRVPFLDNQSTGSGNSVSESSSSMQSDAVSDFNNLVDGDVFLPETLFLMNSVPQVAVPAINREKINLKVELNGILDTLPQVNTRSPVMIERLGIRPEYLGMEQGGNFHRGKNVSEGINKCLSDERASQVSQKVISRLLHGWGFDGVTEVPLEVFSQLLGRQIHKLGLTLKLLSDGYRRHCSAIELIRMFLEVAGYGTFEVFTELVKEGSRNIAPQTQQQVHAMQPQSQAQQQSPLKLPQQIPRQMNQQMQQMVQPQNLALQQQLQQQQYEMMRKRQQTSPHPSMDMDRDRAPVQAKVENSLELQMDANALTAVNPRQSQMQIRQQQLNAMSNLHSKSSNQLRQLASVQIPQVQTPQVQAPQVQMHQMQTPVQMSQIQTPQVQMSQMQAPQVQTSQMQTPTMQSQNMGIVRAPPVKVEGFQELMGGDTSSKHDSEERLHEFARCVAVKDL, translated from the exons ATGGCCTTACTCGGCGACGACGGGCGGGGTTACGATTTGGCTCGCAAGTTGGAGTCATGCGGCGTGTGGCGCTCCTGGCTCGGCGACACTTATTATTCCTCATTTGTTCACTCCCTTTCTTCGCCGGCCACTTGGGAGTCCTTCATGCGAGCTGACCACACCAAATCTAAGTCTCAGATCCACCTTCAACTCCGCGCACGCGCTCTCTTGTTCGACAAAGCCGTCATATCTCTGTTTCTTCCTAATGATAATCCTTCTTCGGCTTCCATCTCCAAGCTCAATCCAAACT ATTTGCAATTGCACGGCGACGACTTGTATTTCACCTTGGAAAATAATTCGCAAGATGGGGTTCAAATGCGAGACAATGTTGGTTCCTCAAATACGGCGCCGTCCAAG AGTCAGTTGAAGTCCTCATATAATGCTGGAACAAGATATGATGAATCCCAGTATGAAATGTTGCCCCAGAGAATTCGGAGTGACGAATTGCCAGAAACATGGTATGATCAGTTTATTGAGAAGTATAAACTCAGTAGACCATATAAGGTACTGCTGGGCCAACGAGAATTGGATAGGCGTACTGCCGAGGGCATGTCTGATTATCTTAGAGTTGTTGAAAAACATAAGAGAAGGCGAGTGCCATTTCTGGACAATCAGAGCACAGGCTCTGGAAATTCTGTCTCAGAGAGTTCATCCAGCATGCAATCAGATGCTGTTTCAGATTTCAATAATTTGGTTGATGGAGATGTTTTTTTACctgaaacattatttttaatgaatagtGTGCCCCAGGTTGCAGTCCCGGCAATAAATAGAGAGAAGATTAACCTAAAAGTAGAATTGAATGGGATTCTTGATACCTTGCCTCAGGTTAATACCAGGAGTCCTGTTATGATTGAGAGGCTTGGTATACGCCCTGAGTATCTTGGCATGGAACAAGGAGGAAATTTTCATCGAGGAAAAAATGTTTCGGAAGGGATTAATAAATGTCTTTCTGATGAGCGAGCATCACAGGTATCTCAAAAGGTAATATCCCGCCTACTGCATGGGTGGGGATTTGACGGTGTTACAGAAGTCCCATTGGAAGTGTTTTCTCAATTGCTTGGACGTCAAATTCATAAACTAGGCCTCACTTTGAAACTTCTGTCTGATGGTTACAGACGGCATTGTTCTGCCATTGAACTAATTAGGATGTTTCTTGAAGTAGCTGGGTATGG TACTTTTGAGGTTTTTACGGAGCTTGTTAAAGAAGGTAGTAGGAATATAGCGCCACAAACTCAGCAACAAGTACATGCCATGCAGCCACAATCACAGGCACAACAACAGAGTCCCCTTAAACTGCCGCAGCAG ATCCCACGACAAATGAATCAGCAAATGCAGCAGATGGTTCAACCTCAAAATTTGGCTTTACAACAGCAGCTGCAGCAGCAACAATATGAGATGATGCGTAAACGCCAACAAACCAGTCCTCACCCTAGTATGGATATGGATAGGGATCGGGCCCCAGTACAAGCCAAGGTGGAGAACTCTTTGGAACTGCAAATGGATGCCAATGCCTTAACTGCAGTCAATCCCAGGCAATCTCAAATGCAGATCCGCCAACAACAACTCAATGCAATGTCAAATCTCCATTCAAAATCTAGCAATCAGTTGAGGCAGTTGGCATCTGTTCAAATTCCTCAAGTGCAGACTCCTCAAGTGCAGGCACCTCAAGTGCAGATGCATCAAATGCAGACACCTGTGCAGATGTCTCAAATCCAGACACCTCAGGTGCAAATGTCTCAAATGCAAGCACCTCAGGTGCAGACATCTCAAATGCAAACACCTACAATGCAGTCACa GAATATGGGCATTGTTAGGGCTCCTCCAGTGAAGGTTGAGGGATTCCAGGAATTGATGGGTGGAGATACTTCATCAAAGCATGATTCAGAGGAAA GATTACATGAGTTCGCCCGGTGTGTCGCTGTAAAGGATCTTTAG
- the LOC123226130 gene encoding uncharacterized protein LOC123226130 isoform X3 encodes MALLGDDGRGYDLARKLESCGVWRSWLGDTYYSSFVHSLSSPATWESFMRADHTKSKSQIHLQLRARALLFDKAVISLFLPNDNPSSASISKLNPNYLQLHGDDLYFTLENNSQDGVQMRDNVGSSNTAPSKLKSSYNAGTRYDESQYEMLPQRIRSDELPETWYDQFIEKYKLSRPYKVLLGQRELDRRTAEGMSDYLRVVEKHKRRRVPFLDNQSTGSGNSVSESSSSMQSDAVSDFNNLVDGDVFLPETLFLMNSVPQVAVPAINREKINLKVELNGILDTLPQVNTRSPVMIERLGIRPEYLGMEQGGNFHRGKNVSEGINKCLSDERASQVSQKVISRLLHGWGFDGVTEVPLEVFSQLLGRQIHKLGLTLKLLSDGYRRHCSAIELIRMFLEVAGYGTFEVFTELVKEGSRNIAPQTQQQVHAMQPQSQAQQQSPLKLPQQHQIPRQMNQQMQQMVQPQNLALQQQLQQQQYEMMRKRQQTSPHPSMDMDRDRAPVQAKVENSLELQMDANALTAVNPRQSQMQIRQQQLNAMSNLHSKSSNQLRQLASVQIPQVQTPQVQAPQVQMHQMQTPVQMSQIQTPQVQMSQMQAPQVQTSQMQTPTMQSQNMGIVRAPPVKVEGFQELMGGDTSSKHDSEERLHEFARCVAVKDL; translated from the exons ATGGCCTTACTCGGCGACGACGGGCGGGGTTACGATTTGGCTCGCAAGTTGGAGTCATGCGGCGTGTGGCGCTCCTGGCTCGGCGACACTTATTATTCCTCATTTGTTCACTCCCTTTCTTCGCCGGCCACTTGGGAGTCCTTCATGCGAGCTGACCACACCAAATCTAAGTCTCAGATCCACCTTCAACTCCGCGCACGCGCTCTCTTGTTCGACAAAGCCGTCATATCTCTGTTTCTTCCTAATGATAATCCTTCTTCGGCTTCCATCTCCAAGCTCAATCCAAACT ATTTGCAATTGCACGGCGACGACTTGTATTTCACCTTGGAAAATAATTCGCAAGATGGGGTTCAAATGCGAGACAATGTTGGTTCCTCAAATACGGCGCCGTCCAAG TTGAAGTCCTCATATAATGCTGGAACAAGATATGATGAATCCCAGTATGAAATGTTGCCCCAGAGAATTCGGAGTGACGAATTGCCAGAAACATGGTATGATCAGTTTATTGAGAAGTATAAACTCAGTAGACCATATAAGGTACTGCTGGGCCAACGAGAATTGGATAGGCGTACTGCCGAGGGCATGTCTGATTATCTTAGAGTTGTTGAAAAACATAAGAGAAGGCGAGTGCCATTTCTGGACAATCAGAGCACAGGCTCTGGAAATTCTGTCTCAGAGAGTTCATCCAGCATGCAATCAGATGCTGTTTCAGATTTCAATAATTTGGTTGATGGAGATGTTTTTTTACctgaaacattatttttaatgaatagtGTGCCCCAGGTTGCAGTCCCGGCAATAAATAGAGAGAAGATTAACCTAAAAGTAGAATTGAATGGGATTCTTGATACCTTGCCTCAGGTTAATACCAGGAGTCCTGTTATGATTGAGAGGCTTGGTATACGCCCTGAGTATCTTGGCATGGAACAAGGAGGAAATTTTCATCGAGGAAAAAATGTTTCGGAAGGGATTAATAAATGTCTTTCTGATGAGCGAGCATCACAGGTATCTCAAAAGGTAATATCCCGCCTACTGCATGGGTGGGGATTTGACGGTGTTACAGAAGTCCCATTGGAAGTGTTTTCTCAATTGCTTGGACGTCAAATTCATAAACTAGGCCTCACTTTGAAACTTCTGTCTGATGGTTACAGACGGCATTGTTCTGCCATTGAACTAATTAGGATGTTTCTTGAAGTAGCTGGGTATGG TACTTTTGAGGTTTTTACGGAGCTTGTTAAAGAAGGTAGTAGGAATATAGCGCCACAAACTCAGCAACAAGTACATGCCATGCAGCCACAATCACAGGCACAACAACAGAGTCCCCTTAAACTGCCGCAGCAG caTCAGATCCCACGACAAATGAATCAGCAAATGCAGCAGATGGTTCAACCTCAAAATTTGGCTTTACAACAGCAGCTGCAGCAGCAACAATATGAGATGATGCGTAAACGCCAACAAACCAGTCCTCACCCTAGTATGGATATGGATAGGGATCGGGCCCCAGTACAAGCCAAGGTGGAGAACTCTTTGGAACTGCAAATGGATGCCAATGCCTTAACTGCAGTCAATCCCAGGCAATCTCAAATGCAGATCCGCCAACAACAACTCAATGCAATGTCAAATCTCCATTCAAAATCTAGCAATCAGTTGAGGCAGTTGGCATCTGTTCAAATTCCTCAAGTGCAGACTCCTCAAGTGCAGGCACCTCAAGTGCAGATGCATCAAATGCAGACACCTGTGCAGATGTCTCAAATCCAGACACCTCAGGTGCAAATGTCTCAAATGCAAGCACCTCAGGTGCAGACATCTCAAATGCAAACACCTACAATGCAGTCACa GAATATGGGCATTGTTAGGGCTCCTCCAGTGAAGGTTGAGGGATTCCAGGAATTGATGGGTGGAGATACTTCATCAAAGCATGATTCAGAGGAAA GATTACATGAGTTCGCCCGGTGTGTCGCTGTAAAGGATCTTTAG